Genomic window (Acomys russatus chromosome 2, mAcoRus1.1, whole genome shotgun sequence):
AGACTTCCTTAATCGAGAAATTCAGATGAAAGATAATATACTACAGTAAGTTcttattcaattttttaattgaattgttatcccatcccttgtaccctccctttctcccattttccccttactcccctcccctatgtctgtgactgagggggacctcctccccctgtatatgctcatagggtatcaagtctcttcttggtagcctgccatccttcctctgagtgccaccaggtctccccatccaggacaggtggtcaaatatggggcaccagagttcgtgtgaaagtcagtccccactcaagTTCTTATTCAATTTTAAGATCTAATTTGAAATGGAATGTTCCAATTGTCCTGTCTGATTAATAGATGCAGCAGACTAAACCATTTGGTTTGTAACTCCTGAAACACAGCTAAAGTCATTTAATTCGCAAATGTCTCGATACGATGGTTAGATTCGCAAATGTCTCGATACGATGGCTATAAGTTAGAAGATCTCAACACAAAACAAGTGGCTCAGCTAAGGATACCTGACACTTCCTCCTCACAGGGCCTTCTACCTACCTGGTGTGTGCTGAGGTTGCAGAGCACGACATCCCCCGAGGCGGTggccacacacacagactcctGATCTAGCAGGTCCTGAATACCCACAATGGAGCCACTCCCATCCTCTGGAAGAAAGCCTTTCGCCACCAAAGGGATTTCAGTCTTCACCTTTCACAAACACAATGTAAGCAAGTCAGTGTTTACATTCAACTCAGAGCCATCTGAGTTccagaaataaaatgtttctaatatttctttttatatataagatttgttgtttttattttatgtgtacgggtgttttgcctgtatgtattaTGTggaccacgtgtgtgcctggtgccttcgGAGGCCAGTTGAGAATGTGGGATTGCATGGAACCAGAGTTTTAGATGGTTctaagctgccatatgggtgctgagaaccaaactggggtcctcgttaagagtagccagtgctcttaaccaatggaCCATCTCTCCAAGCCTTATGATTCTTTTATTACATAAAAAGCTTTCTAAGTATTTTCTCTAGAAAaactttcattttagaaatattacGCTATTGTCTTTAACAAGGAGAGTACTTAATGCAACCCTtttgcaaaacaaacacaaaaacaagtatcgtctgtttaaaaatatctaataagaAAATGAAGCTAACAACTATGCCCCTTACTCACATTTTTTTCCAATGGGGGGCATCAAATTCAGGGCTTCTACCATTGGACTACATGCCCAGCCCCCTAACTGCAGTTTCCTAAGATTTCTACAACGTGGGCAAAGACAACAAATCACCTAAATAAAGCACATGAATAGCAACAAATAATTAAGGAAACACAGCAGAGTCATTTACAATTTTCAGAAATATCCATGGTTGGTTCTAGCACTAAGGACTGGGATTTTTGCCAGTTTGGGCTAAATGCCTATACATGCTTAAAACACCCTCCAGGTCTGGGGTAAGGGGTTTCAAATCACAGGACCACGAAATACATAAACTGTAAAACCTCCATGGACAAGATTCATGCAAATTCACAGTGGACAAGGTAAACTGTGAGATACCCACATAAAATGTATGGTCAGAGTTTTGGCAACTTAGCTAACAAAGTTAGCAGAGTTAAAAGCTGGCTACTATTTAAGTCCTACCTAGTAAGCCATCGACATAAAGCAAAGGGAATGGCTATTAGGAATGTATAAATTACTTTGGATGTAAAGGGAGActaagaaggagaaggaaatttGGAGGAAAACAAGTAGAAAGCCAAGCCAGGAGCTGGCATCTTCACCAGTGACTTACTTCTCTTTTCACAGGATCTACTTCTATTAGTCCACATTCCGAGCCAACCAGCACCGTCCCCTGTTCAGTTCGGAGAGTGAAACACTGAGGTTTCCCTGGTGCTTGAATATCCCTAAATTCCAGTGTCCGAAGCAACTTCAGGTTTCTCATGATGAAGCGGTTTCTAGGGGAAAAAACAAATTGCCCTTGATGAAAGATTAAGGCCTAAAAGTGAAAGGACTACCTTAACAATGATAAATGGCCATGCTCACACTGAATGTGATTCAGAGAGCAGAGAAGTGGTTATTACATCAATAGGAGGTACCACTTATCTGAACACACCAGCATATACACAATCACACTCACTTCCTAAAGGTGCTAGCTTTATAAAGTGCTAAATTGGAGATTAAACTACAACATGTTAAATCTGGAGACATAATCAAATGATAACCACAGCACATGCCATTATTGTGCCATGATCCAATCTCGATGTTCCATATCCCGCTCCATGAACTCGAGATCTACTCATCAAAATCTGTGCTGCCCTGCATCCATAAAATCCAGGATACAAATGGTAGAAATTAAGAGGACTCTCTTCTTCCCATTATCTGTCTCTGACTGCGCCTACCATCCCGGCAATGGGCCTCTATCTTTACAGGGATGCTGGTCCTAGTCCCTGGCAGTGCTAGAACCAACCTTATCACTGCCAGCCCAGGGAGCACAAATCAGGCATGCTACATCTCCAGATGCAGAAATCCAGCCCCAGGCATCATCCTGAGTTTCTAAGCATCCATCTAAAGTCTGAGTCCTAGTGTTACAGGCCCTTTCTACCATGTGTTAGGTTCTGACGATGCCAACCTCTGCCTTAGTGCTGCTCCCCAGCCACAGGAGCTGCTTCCTTCAGCTTGCCTTCTAAATTACTTCAGtgttcttttcacttttcttttcctccaataGGTGCTTTACTAATTCTTCATAATAAACCCTGTTGAAATACTATGTGGTCTATACTTTTCTCACTAGACCCTGACAgataaacacagcaaaacaacttgagtttaaaaaaaaaaaaaatcactgagtttgggtctggaaagacggctcagaggtCAGTGagtagtggctgctcttccagaggcgcCAAGTTCACTTCCCAACATGGACACACCAGCtaacaatcatctataactccagttccaggggatcccatgccctcttctggcctccagggccaCTTCACACACACGGTACAAGGGAAGCTCATTAATCTCCAATTCCCCGATCCTTTTAGCATGAAAACTGACTACCCTGATTTGTCGTCATTCCCATAATCCTCACTCATTTAACTTTTAAGAAGAACACAACCCTGTACTTTCCTCGATGCTTTCTAGGTTAAGAAAAAGAGTATCTTCCAAATGCTTCTAGGATCATAATCTGCCAATGTCCTTTCTTTGGCACCTCCAAATCCAACTCCCTTAGCTCCATGAATTCAACTTTTCTCCACCCACATGAGTGCTAAAGGTCTCTTCATACAACTTTAATCATGTCCTAATATTCTGATCGTTGCTCCGTTTTCTCCTCCGCTCTTCTTCTACTCACCTTCAACTAGGTAGCTCGGGACAAAGAAGACGATAAACCTATTCACCTAATTATAACTGAACAAATCCAAACTGAACATTAAACTGTCTCCTGATGGTATCATCAGCTGACCCTTCCAAGCACACGAAATGCAACCTGAAAGAGAGAACCTGCTGCTCTCTGACCAAATAATAGCTCCTTTCTATTTCCACAAACTAAAACTTggttttgcctctttttttttttcccctcacttaCACATTGGGGTATTCACTGGTTGTCTGTCGTGGCTGTCAATATACAAACGAATCCTTTACACAACACCTAAGATCCGTTATGTGGCTTGTATTAAAACTTGCTAAATGTTAGGCCTTGAAGACAAAAGGCTACACAATCACTACCATCACAAAAATCACGACTTAGGCACACCGGCTAGGGAAACGCGAGATACGCTACTCCACAGAAAAGCCTCATGCGCGAGAAGGGACCCGCAGCACAGCACAAACAAAAGCCTCTATCACCTTCCACGGCTGGCTAACAAATTCGCCAATGGAGGGTCTATCTACTCGAGGCAAGGAATCCCGCAGCTGGGGGGACAGGACCCTCCTTCGCGGCAGCTGGGTTCAGCAGCGCCCCCGGTTGGCCGCAGGGGAAAGTTTGCAGAAAGCATCTGAAACGCAAGGCGAGAGGAGATCCACCCCGCCCCGCTGGCGCGCACAGGCAGAGGCGCAAGGATCTCCCCGGCACCAGGACAATCGTGGACGGAGAGGACCAGGCCGCGTGCAGCGACTCGGATTGGGTCCCACGAACGCTCACCTGCGACGCCCCTCGCCTCAGTCCGCGACTCCGAGCTCTCACGGCGCACTAGGTTTGGAAGGGAAccgcccctgcacacgggagacAGAGACACGCACGACTGATGCACGGAACCCTCCAGCTACCACAAGCAAGGCGGAGCGAACGTGGCGCGAACGTGGCGTCACCAGCGAGGCGCGCTGTCTGACGTCACCAGGTGGGTGTGGCCGAGCGCGCCCAGACAGTAGCTTCGGTAGCCTAATCCGGTAGTCTAGAGGCGGTAGGGCCCTGCTGTCTGCTGTCCATCAGCCCTTTTACCGCCCAAACGTATTTGTCCCGCAGTTGGGCGTTGGCCCCAGAGCACAGGTAACTGGGGCAGGGGTTGAGGGGCCGCGGGGCCCGGGAGCAGCGCGCGTGCGCATAACGCTACCACGCGCCGGAAGTACAATCCCCTGGCCTGGACCCTTAGCGTGGAAGAGCTAGGGTGTCCCGAAGTCAGACTGGCCTAGGCAGAAGTAGTCATGGCTTCCGAACCCGCGACGCCATCCCTTGTGGATCGATACTTCACCCGCTGGTATAAGGCGGGTAAGTGCGGACTGATTGGTAAACTCTGCTCTACCGTACAGGCGGGATGCCGCGGGGACTCCCGCGACGCTATGTAAAGCCACCGTGCTCTTCCCTGAGCTTCCTAGTCCCAGGAATACAGGTTTGCACTGTTGGGAGAACTAAAATAGGCTCGGTGCAATATGTGGGTTGTTTGCACGAAAGGATGTGAACTAAACTAAGGGCTCCGCGTTGGCCGTTCTGGGCTTAAACACACTGCCAAGAGTTTGTGTGCCTGGAGGGATCAATCCTACACGGAGGCGATTTTTTGCATAACATACAGACAGCCTCACAAAACAACAATACAACGTAAACAATGTGGTGCTTATAATAGTGTTTCTCTAACAGGAATAATGTATGTGCTCATTTAAAAGTGACGAGATGGAGGAGCTAATAACTTTATCTGCACAAACAATTCTATCTGCATTTATTCCTCCAGATGTTAAAGGAAAACCCTGTGAGGACCACTGCGTACTCCAGCACTCCAACCGGTAAGCAAACCAGGAATACTAAATTATCAACACTTTTCTTCAGGTAGTTAGCCTGATGTCGCCTTGGGTTGGATATGAGCATTCATGAACTTGTCTTCTGCTGTGTTGAAATGGTGTTCTAGGGGTGTGGTGGCAGGAACAAGGCTTGTTCAGTCATTTACTAGTGAGCCCACCTGCACTAACCACTGAACTCCCAGAAACTATGGAATGGCCCGTTGTGTCACGCCGCGTTACACAGTCTTGCCTTGTTTTTCTGCTACCCCGGCTTTACTTGCGCTACTATTCCACTTCCTGGGATGGAAATTCAATCCTATTGTCTCCTCATGCTCCCCGCACTACACTTAGGCTCAATGGCAGCCAAGAGACAGCGATAAGAATGGGGCaaaatgagccaggcgtggtggcacacgcctttaatcccagcactcgggaggcagagacaggtggatcgctgtgagtttgaggcctgcctggtcaacaaagtgagtccaggatggccaaggctacacagagaaaccctgtctcagaaaaaaaaaaaaaaaaaaaaaaaaagaattgggcaAAACGAAGGTGAGTTTGGATAGTTGCCTCTCCACAGGAGCACTGTTACCGAGGACGTGTCCAGCCAGGAGGTAACAGGACTAACTGTTTGTTCTCCTTGTAGACTTTGTGTTATCACACTGGCAGGCTCTCATCCCGTTCTTCAAAGTGGCAAAACTATTAAAAGTATTTCCTATCAGATCAGTACCAACTGTAGCAGACTTCAGAACAAAGTATCTGGGAAATTTAAACGGGTATGTTCCTATAACTCTGTGATCCCCCCCCCTGAGATTTTCTATACCCATGCTCCGATGGATCCAGTCAGCCATAAGAGACTTTTTCTAGCAGTTCAATATAAGTTTTCAGTAAAaacaacaccccctcccccaaaagggaGGTATAGTGTCTTATCAGTAGGTTCTGTAGTCCCATTCTTCTTATCCTCAAAGAGATGAGATGGAAAATGGGCCTTTGCCTGTAAATCCGAGCTCTTAGGTGGCTGAGGTAGCAAAATTGTAAGTATGTGGCCATGTAGGGCTATCGAGTGAGTACACCAGGCTGGATAAGGCTGCATAACAAAACTCTCGAAAATAATAAGAATCTTGGCTCCAACTGCCTGTAGTCGGTATAGtatagaaaaatattcttaaaaagaGGGCCAGTGTAGCCaagcagtggtgatgcacacctttgatcccagcacttgggaggcagaggcaggcagatctcttgagtttcaggccaacctggtctccagagtgaatTCCAAGGGCCAcgcagtgaaaccttgtctcaaaaaaatcaaaacaggaagaaaaaagaaagaaagaaaaggcggTATATAAAGCATACTCTCATTCACCTGCTTAGAGATATTTGTCAAACCACCCTTGATTTACCCATCCCCCAGAGTATCTGAAACAATGACCATAAATGCTGTCAGGAAGTGTATTAAAATGTACTAAAAAAAGGGCTTGTATTTCGGTTAGTTTTCTGGACTTTATTTAAacttacatttgtgtgtgtgtgtgtgtgtgtgtgtgtgtgtgtgtgtgtgtgtgtgtgtgtatgcgcaggagcctgcagaggaaggggagcttgtcaaatcccctagaactgaagtcgcagatggctgtgagctgctgtgtgggtgccgggaactgaacctgagtcctctgcaagagcagggaaGAGTCTTGTGATATGTCTCACCAGCCCATTAGTTTTGTTCTTTAGTTAGAAAAATATCCCTTCTTCACAAAGTCTCAGCAATTGACCCTGTAAAGAAGTTCTTTACCTATTAATTTCTAATATAAAAGATAGGCATCTTTTGGAAATCTTtaggctttgttgtttgtttgtttgcttggttttgtttttgagacagggtttgactACGTAGCCCTGCCTAGCCTGGCcttcactgtatagaccaggctaggtTCAAACTGAGATTCACCTGACTCTGTCTTCTGAgcacagagattaaaggtgtgcaccaccatacttggcAGAAGATAGGAATCTACCTTTGTAGAATATTGTTGCATGTGTCATggtaaattttataatattgttGGCAGTGAATTTTTCTATAAGTTGAAATCTTTGTACTTGGCCACATGTAGATTTCTTATTTGcaattgaaaaatacatttttagatAGTAACTAGACTCCCCATGATTATATGATAGGTTATTATGTTGAAGTACATGAGTGGTTTTACTTACTTAAATCATTTTGCTGTAAAACCAGTTCCAAGACTAGATCCTGATTTAATGGTGAGGGCTACCTAtcagaggaaaatggaaataCACAATtaatttgcttctttcttctatttacccagggggcacagtttctaacagagCTCGCACCTCTGTGTAAGATTTACTGCTCCGATGGAGAAGAATATACCGTATCTAGCTGTGTTAGAGGCCGGCTGAtggaagtaaatgaaaatattcttcaGCAGCCATCTCTTCTTCAAGAAAAGGTGAAGGTGAAGGGGGAAGCATAGCCCTGTCTACAGACCTTTAGAGATCAGTTGGCCATGCTAAGTGCTGTTTTTCTTCCGCAGCCATCCACGGAAGGCTACATTGCGGTAGTGCTACCGAAATTTGAAGAAAGTAAAAGCGTAACAGAAGGTTTACTGACACAGCAGCAGTATGAAGAGGTCGTGGTAAAACGCAATAATGCCACAACAACCACATAAAGGGCCTAAGATGGAGAGACGGCACgggattctcagccttcctggccTAAACCGTCAGCGCACTGAAGAGAGCCAGTGTCCGAGAAGCATTGCTCACACCAGCTGCAGGAGAAGCCCAGTCCTTACCTAACCTAGTTTCCCTCTTTTGTCTTACCATCACAAGCCTTGGTCCCATTTGTATTCAGGCTCTCagctctgccttgcccaggtacTTGCTTTGTGTGTTGGGAAGTGGGTGTTAGCTTGCACATAGAAAACAACTTACTACTAGTTTACCTTTTGTTAAGAACAGCTTCTCATTGGCTTGGAACTTTGCTAGAAAGCTCATGAACTTCAAGGGAGagtctgtctcctctgcctcccatcttgtaAGGCTGCTATTATAGGGacataccaccatacccagcttttataTGGGCCTGGaaacccaaactcaggtcttcgtgctttCAAggcatattagttacttttcagttaatgtgataaaataccatcaTCAAAAGTAACGCCAAAAAGAGTTGACTTCTTGTCCCATAAGCTCCCCGCACAGTACCCCCAATAGTACCACCAATACTtgggggccaagtgttcaaatacctaaGTCTGTGGGGGTCATTTTTTATTCAATCTACAACATTCTTCCCATGATGCCTATAGACCCATACCATGCAAAATGCAGTCAGTCCAGTATCAAGTTCCCATACATTAGCATCTCAACCCTGTTTCCAAGTCTCTTCCGAGACTCAATGCAATCTCTTAATTGGCTCCCCTATAATTCAAAATAGCAGTTACATACTTGCACATACAATGGCACAAAATGTACATTCCCATTTCAAATGGAAGGAAAGATGACACAGTGAGGAAATAATGGACCAAAGCCCAAAACCAGCATGATAAAAACCAAGTCCTGCAGCTCCACCCCTAAGGGTTTAATTTCAAAAGGAATAGATGACTGCCCTTGCAGCATTGCTGCCTGCAACAGATATTTCCTGGGAGTTTCTGCTCTACATCGCTCTTCCTTGGCAGATGGCTCACAGCCCTGGTATCCCCAGTGTCTTGAGATCTGCCCTACAACCCAggtttcaccttcacagcttcactcaGTGGTCTCTCATGGCCTTCTTGCAGAAACTCCATCTCTGCCATATGTTGCCTGGCCTTGGCGTTGTTTTCTATAAGCAAATAGCCGGGACCTTGTGCTGTTTTTCACAGGTTGGAGGTTTATCTGGGTGGATTCTTGCCTTGACCAACTGTGCCGTTGTTCCAGTGTTGAGCAGGAGACTTCTCCATGGCACTAATCTCTAGTAGTAACAGCCATTCCCAAGACGTGACTTGGGCAGCATTAAGCTCCTTTGTGCTCTTTTCTCCAAGCGGTACACTATCCTTTTTTCTGACATGCTTGTTTTCATTGGTCAACATTATACTGTCTTTAAATAGTTAATTCTAGAGAAATCAGTCCATAATTTTTTAATTCAGCCGCATAGAAAGCAGCCAGATTCTTTGTCAAAGGGTCACATAAATGGGCTCTAGCTACTTTGCTATTAACAGACCTTGTTTCCTCTAAAACCTCAGGAGCCAGGCGTCTACTGTCTAGTGCTCACAGCACTACAGTCTTCTCGGTTCAAAACAGGAAGTCCTGCTTCACAGTGCTCTCAGCATTCAGCCatttttctagtccaaagttccaCATTCTTCATAAAACATGGTCATATATTTTCAGAGCAGCAGCCTCACTTCTCGGTAGCAGTTTCTGTATCAGTAGTTGCCTAtatgttgctgtgatgaagcaccatgaccaaaagcaactcagaagtttattttggcttactgtCACAGGAGGCTGGATGCCCATGGCAGCAGGCACAAGACTGAGAAGCCACGTCACACACTGGAAGCACTCTGTGCAGTGGATGTGGACCAAGGCTGTAAAACTCAAagcctgcttcctccagcaactCTGTGTCTTAAAAATTCATAACAGCCCACCAGcttgggaccaagtgttcaaatacataagACCATGGGAGACAGTAGAGATAAGGAGCctgcaagggaagggaaggagtcaGGTGATGTTCAGGGAAATTTAGTAGCTCTGACTGTCTAGCAACCAGGCCACTTTTTTGGCTGTGACTTTCTAGGAATCAGGCCACTTCTGCGGCTCTGACATTCTAGCAAGCAGGTACTTTATTCATACGAGTTTCGCAGAACAAAGAGGGACTAAAAATCATCCAAGTGGTACAGAGTATGTTCGATTTTTCATTACATGTCCAGGGTCACAAGTTCAGTtataattagaaaatacaaacattgtttttattattagccctaCACCTCcagtttaaagaaaccaaagaatgTCTCCTCCAAAgcaaatacatttaatatatgaCTGCCTGCTTTAGGTTGCAGTGTTGGCCGTTTGTAAGCACTCCAGACAAACAATATATGTGCCAGTCTTTACGAATAACCAATACCAATAGCTAACTTCTTTTACCATATGTAGCAGCGTCTATGCTATAAagtaagaaaagtttattttagtcaCCCTATCTTATTTCctgagttttatttcttcagGGGTGTACCCTATataaaccctcccccccccccaaatctttaCTTTTCAGAGAGCTCTAAGCCTAAAGAGGCTTTGAACTGTAACCTTTTCTCCTGGCCAGTCAGAGTTTGTCAATTGTCTGTTTACCCTGCACCAATTCTGCTGTTTGAGTTTGCTCAGGGCAGATACCCTAAGAAGATTCCTGAGTAACGGCCTCATCTAGCTATGTGCTTAGCAGTGCTTAATGACCTCCGGGGCAGAAGGAAGACTTCCAAGTAGTGGACAGCGATTGCAACAATCCACTCAGCTTTGCTGGAGCTGTGTCAAGCAGTTGTGCTGGCTTCATCCCTCGCCGTTTCTAGTGGATATGGCTCTGCCATatgccaaaagaaaacagaagactcCTTGGTACTGGTTATAAGCcacatgtaggtgctaggaagtgaactcaggtcctctggaagaggtgCAGTGCTGTTACCAactctgcaccatctctccagcccttgcttgtCTCAGTTATATTTTAACTGTTTGGTAGTTTGGAGAAACAAGACTCTCTGACCTTCCCAAATCTGCTTCAAGAGTGAATTGGAAAGTCCAGCCTGGCCCATTCTGTGGCTTCTTCCCTCCAGGTtgctgggaagaggcagggatGAATGTGGACTCCGCCTTCCACTCTACATGGCAAAGCTTTGAATCTTACAAGGGCCTCTCCTAGCAAATGGAAGAACTGTGCTGCCGCTCAGCTGGCTCTGTAGATGCAGTGGTGGTGACTCTCGTCTTGCACATGTTAGTGACAGCTGATTTGTAGTAATGAAGGTACTTGAGTCTGTCACCCAGAGGTGCAGGTGCCTTAGAGCAGAACAAGTTGTTTATGTTATCTAAGCTAGAAAACAGCTATGAAGTTCTGGGTTTAGATTAGACACGGACACTGAAGACTATAAATGAAGACTTTAAACCACGCAGTTTTGTTAAGGTTGTAACATGTAGCGACTGCCATTGCCTCTTTTTAATGAGATAACGTAAGTGCAGCCAGGCCAAGTTTACAAAGAAGGAACTGAGAAGTAAAGCTTCCTGTAACTAGGAGATCAAAGCTGAGTTTTCCTTAAATAATTTTACACTGGAAAACCTGATTTGTAAGTTCTTCTATCCTCTTGTGCTATTGATGTCATGTTATTCTGTTTCCTGACCCCTCCTTGGCAACTCTATTTCCAGGTGCATAATGGTATTTTGTAAATACTTGtagggaattttttaaaaaaatatttttagttcatAAGACAAAATGTTTAACCTAAGTGTCACCATGACTGTCCCTTAAATACGTCAGTCTTGACAAAGTCTGTGACTTGGTATCTTCAGGGAACATGCTGGGCTGAAAATCAGGCACACAGCAGCAGATCGTCACTTTGAGTAGCAGAAAGGATTCTTAGATACTTGAGCTGTAAGTCTCTTTCTCAGGCTGTAGCTTTCCCCACTAGTTTTATGACAAGAGAATGCTTGTTGCACAGACCAGAAACCATGCTAGAAGTACcgtaaaatacacacataaaatagtacAGGTTGCAAAGgccctttttaattttatcactGATCAGTATGCCTCTCCCCAAATTTTGTTAATGGATCACAATTAAGCCAGCCAGTATGAATTTAGTTATtgaacataaaatttttattgaattgtgCATATCACATGATGTTTAATACTAATTAATAAACCTAGGTTGTTTTAGTCAAAGATACTGGTATTGTTGCCACATACCTTACGTTCATAACAATTTTATTGAGGGATCTGCTTTATTATTAAAGTATTTACACTGAGAATCCAGTGAAGTTAGCATCCTGCTTTTCAGTTTAAAGTAAATCAGAATTTCCACTCAGGAGCTGGTGACAATACTGTCTGTTTCACAGATGTTCTGTTCAGTCATTCCCCTAACAGCCACCTACAAGATTTTACTTTTGAAAGACTGGTTACATCAGCATCTGTGACTTCTACATTGCACCTGCTGCTACTACTGCGCATGCTCTTTCTCTGAGCTCTAGCTCTAATGCTCCACAGTACAGCAAATCAACTGGGTGATTTCCTGGGCAACCATTTCCTTGCTTTACAATGCAGCTTACAAGGCAAACAGGTGACCAGCAGAGGCACTGCCCCAGCCCAAGAAAAAGCTTAAACcgtaaagttaaaaaaacaacttattttaTAATGAGCATTCCAAtgccacatacataaaatacagtgCACAGGTATCTAGAATTTAAACAGCCTCTTGGTTTCAATGTTCTGTCTTCTGTACCTGCCATTCCATCAATACTGAGAAGAATTATTCAGAGCTCTGTTTTTTAAACCAGTAAGAAATACTTAGGATTCCATCCACTATTCAGAACTACTTGGTCAGCTGTGCATACCGCAGCTAGAGTAAAAAGCCATTTCTTCTGAAGTTGCTCCACGGGTCTTTGGAGTGACTcctgttgttttccttctggaaGTAGGGAACAGACAGGTGCAGTCTAACAATCTTACCCAGTGAGATGCTTGTTAGAAGCAACGGTGCTAGCAGGGTTGATCTGTGACCAGGCACTGAGGGACCCTTACCCTGCTTCAACAAGGATGGAGAAGATCCATAGGTCTAAGAAAAACTCTGCATTCAGCCAGGCCATTGTATGTTTTCTGCGAAATTAGTGTTGTAGATAGCTTAAAAAACAGCTCAGGGGGCCCCCGGGGAGTGCGCATTTGCAACTGCATCTTTGGGATTCAGCCATCATTAAGACAGTTGGGTGTTTGGTGTGCAATTGAACAACTCCCTGAGCACAGTGTCTTTCAAATTGTGTTGCCATTAGAATCTTAGCAAATGCCACAGCAATATGACTGCCAGTAAGCTTTCTAATCTgaagatcagaaaaaaaagatttcagcattctcttttaaaaactaatggATTTCTGCAAGTACAAAGGATCATTGGCTTTTTTAAAAGGTCAGCTGTACCACATGCT
Coding sequences:
- the Abitram gene encoding LOW QUALITY PROTEIN: protein Abitram (The sequence of the model RefSeq protein was modified relative to this genomic sequence to represent the inferred CDS: substituted 1 base at 1 genomic stop codon), with protein sequence MEGLSTRGKESRSWGDRTLLRGSWVQQRPRLAAGESLQKASETQGERRSTPPRWRAQAEAQGSPRHQDNRGRRGPGRVQRLGLGPTNAHLRRPSPQSATPSSHGALGLEGNRPCTRETETRTTDARNPPATTSKAERTWRERGVTSEARCLTSPGGCGRARPDSSFGSLIRVEELGCPEVRLAXAEVVMASEPATPSLVDRYFTRWYKADVKGKPCEDHCVLQHSNRLCVITLAGSHPVLQSGKTIKSISYQISTNCSRLQNKVSGKFKRGAQFLTELAPLCKIYCSDGEEYTVSSCVRGRLMEVNENILQQPSLLQEKPSTEGYIAVVLPKFEESKSVTEGLLTQQQYEEVVVKRNNATTTT